A single genomic interval of Aedes aegypti strain LVP_AGWG chromosome 1, AaegL5.0 Primary Assembly, whole genome shotgun sequence harbors:
- the LOC5579466 gene encoding nucleosomal histone kinase 1, with protein sequence MAPAKKAAGGGGRKKAANGYQMPEPVPPGTVLTDMAKRQWKVGPSIGSGGFGEIYCACEVGSGVKKPDDYPYVVKIEPHGNGPLFVEMHFYMRNAKQEDIEKFRKGHGLKHLGMPHFVGNGSHELKNLKHRFLVMPRYSTDLWGIFLKNEKRFPLHTVYRIALQMIDVMEYIHDCTYVHADLKGANILLGFGKTASKQQLFLVDFGLASHYTNKDFKPDPKKMHNGTIEYTSRDAHQGVPTMRGDMEILAYNVVQWAGTLLPWEAEKLLANPVKVQESKEKHMKDVGGFMKYCFKKDIPKPINEYVKYVATLKYNDKPDYSKCRKFFEAGLKELGKSNSGDLEFEAKPSKAATPAKKRIAEPDSTESSGPMARPRGRPPKVISTSPDTTSKDEPPAKRKQETPSKPVQKKKKPTVEESPAPIVNGHTSTPSSEVVSAKLSAQEQTGSIRLNTKVGGGTPKAGSKVKKTYAFNFELDVSIDADVIVNVRRKKKAPTESPALESIEPSPATRRKSPSKSPSPAVLPKRSRRQNASIQEENSIISLNTTEGDQSSVHPDDDTIPNSDPNTPEPRYLASRSIVNTPQRKVAAAVGRSNARLGEAPARAGEYKGKKAKS encoded by the exons ATGGCACCGGCTAAGAAAGCTGCCGGCGGCGGAGGACGCAAAAAAGCCGCCAACGGTTATCAGATGCCCGAGCCGGTTCCTCCGGGGACAGTGCTAACCGACATGGCCAAACGACAATGGAAGGTTGGACCTTCGATCGGAAGCGGCGGATTTGGTGAAATTTATTGTGCTTGTGAAGTCGGTTCCGGCGTGAAGAAGCCGGACGATTATCCGTATGTTGTCAAAATT GAACCGCATGGCAATGGACCCTTGTTCGTGGAGATGCACTTCTACATGCGCAATGCCAAGCAGGAGGACATTGAAAAATTTAGGAAAGGTCACGGCTTGAAACACTTGGGAATGCCTCACTTTGTCGGTAATGGATCTCACGagttgaaaaatctaaaacatcGATTCCTGGTGATGCCCCGATACAGCACCGATCTGTGGGGTATATTTCTGAAGAACGAAAAGCGATTTCCGTTGCACACAGTTTATCGCATAGCCCTTCAAATGATCGATGTCATGGAGTACATTCACGATTGCACCTACGTTCACGCAGATTTAAAAGGAGCGAACATTTTGCTTGGTTTTGGAAAGACGGCTAGCAAGCAGCAGTTGTTCCTGGTTGATTTCGGACTGGCAAGTCACTATACCAACAAAGACTTCAAGCCGGATCCGAAGAAAATGCACAACGGTACAATTGAGTATACTTCCCGTGATGCCCATCAGGGAGTTCCGACCATGCGAGGAGATATGGAAATCTTGGCGTACAACGTTGTTCAGTGGGCTGGCACTTTGCTGCCCTGGGAGGCTGAGAAACTCTTGGCCAATCCCGTTAAAGTTCAGGAATCGAAGGAAAAGCACATGAAGGATGTTGGTGGTTTCATGAAGTATTGCTTCAAAAAGGACATTCCTAAGCCTATAAACGAATATGTAAAATACGTTGCAACCCTGAAGTACAACGATAAACCAGATTATTCAAAATGCAGGAAGTTCTTCGAAGCTGGTCTCAAGGAATTGGGAAAATCAAATTCAGGAGACTtggaattcgaagcaaaacCATCGAAAGCTGCAACACCTGCCAAGAAGAGAATTGCTGAACCGGACTCTACAGAATCATCGGGTCCGATGGCTCGACCACGCGGTCGACCACCAAAGGTCATCAGCACAAGTCCCGATACGACATCTAAAGACGAACCGCCCGCCAAACGAAAGCAGGAAACGCCCTCCAAACCTGTACAGAAGAAGAAAAAGCCCACTGTCGAGGAATCCCCCGCGCCCATTGTCAATGGACACACGTCTACACCGTCGTCGGAAGTGGTATCCGCTAAGCTGTCCGCCCAAGAACAAACCGGATCGATTCGATTGAATACGAAGGTCGGTGGAGGCACACCCAAAGCTGGCAGCAAGGTTAAGAAAACCTACGCCTTCAACTTTGAACTGGACGTCAGCATTGACGCGGATGTGATCGTCAATGTTCGACGAAAGAAGAAGGCTCCCACAGAATCACCTGCCTTGGAATCGATAGAACCGTCACCGGCAACACGAAGGAAATCTCCCTCGAAATCGCCTTCGCCGGCCGTTTTGCCGAAGCGATCCCGGCGACAGAATGCCTCCATCCAGGAAGAGAACAGCATCATATCGCTGAACACTACCGAGGGAGATCAGTCCTCGGTGCACCCGGACGACGACACCATTCCGAACAGTGACCCCAACACGCCGGAACCGCGCTATCTGGCATCCCGGTCGATTGTGAACACACCACAACGGAAGGTGGCCGCAGCTGTGGGGCGCTCCAATGCTCGTCTAGGCGAGGCACCAGCCCGCGCCGGGGAGTACAAAGGCAAGAAGGCCAAATCGTAA